In one Diabrotica virgifera virgifera chromosome 5, PGI_DIABVI_V3a genomic region, the following are encoded:
- the LOC126884398 gene encoding uncharacterized protein LOC126884398, whose protein sequence is MSSIGAPTEKIATLVTDILTTSYDLNNEYYIKDSFEVKKLVENVTLPPNYILASLDVVSLFSNVYLEACLRSIQKRWDIISTHCKIDLETFLELVTFLFDNTYFTFDNKIYKSTFGTPMGAKVSPILAAYVVDDILDTVIPVLPYNLTFVKKYVDDIILALPKDQVEDILSVFNSYDPYIQFTIEVEDNEQSVPFLDTKLIRTNNNNILVDWYRKPTASGRYLHYLSYHKHSMKINLLKQMKARVMKISV, encoded by the coding sequence ATGTCGTCCATCGGAGCGCCTACAGAGAAAATAGCCACTCTAGTAACAGACATTTTAACAACCTCATATGACTTAAACAATGAATATTATATCAAAGACTCTTTTGAAGTCAAAAAACTAGTGGAAAATGTCACCCTTCCACCAAACTATATTCTTGCTAGTCTTGATGTGGTGTCTTTGTTTAGTAACGTCTACTTAGAAGCGTGTTTGAGATCAATACAGAAAAGATGGGATATAATATCAACTCATTGCAAAATAGACCTAGAGACCTTCTTGGAGTTGGTAACCTTTTTGTTCGACAACACTTATTTCACCTTCGATAATAAGATATATAAATCTACCTTTGGAACACCAATGGGTGCAAAAGTTTCACCAATCCTAGCTGCATATGTAGTCGATGACATTCTCGACACAGTTATCCCAGTACTACCCTATAACCTTACCTTTGTGAAGAAATATGTGGATGACATCATCTTGGCACTTCCAAAAGATCAAGTTGAAGACATTTTATCAGTCTTCAACAGTTATGATCCATATATACAGTTCACAATAGAAGTAGAGGATAATGAACAATCTGTTCCTTTCCTCGACACTAAACTAATTAGAACTAATAACAATAATATCCTAGTGGACTGGTATAGAAAACCAACAGCATCAGGTAGATACCTTCACTACCTGTCATATCACAAACATTCAATGAAAATCAATCTACTAAAACAAATGAAGGCCAGGGTGATGAAAATTTCTGTATAA